The Falco rusticolus isolate bFalRus1 chromosome 5, bFalRus1.pri, whole genome shotgun sequence genome has a segment encoding these proteins:
- the ASCL4 gene encoding achaete-scute homolog 4 — MDSNKDDDGLLNRIAFPGAMSLANSHVHPRGVPLREPFRVPFHLDPSYWEQAYSGHAGRIPYVPFPGYVGIYDYSFEPAFIRKRNERERQRVRCVNEGYTRLREHLPKEFADKRLSKVETLRAAISYIKHLQSLLDCHPLGSNSKEPLSAKELPEPPSPGPPRECNSDGESKTSSASSPYSEFEEAGS; from the coding sequence atggACAGCAATAAAGATGATGATGGACTGTTGAACAGGATTGCATTTCCAGGAGCTATGTCCCTGGCTAACAGCCACGTGCACCCCCGTGGGGTCCCCCTGAGGGAGCCCTTTAGGGTTCCCTTCCATCTGGACCCGTCTTACTGGGAACAAGCCTACAGTGGGCACGCAGGTCGCATCCCCTACGTTCCTTTTCCTGGCTACGTGGGCATCTACGACTATTCCTTTGAGCCTGCCTTCATTCGAAAGAGGAATGAGAGGGAAAGGCAGCGGGTCCGCTGTGTGAACGAGGGCTACACACGCCTGAGAGAGCACCTGCCCAAAGAATTTGCTGACAAGCGCCTCAGCAAAGTGGAGACCCTGAGAGCTGCAATAAGCTACATCAAACACCTGCAGAGCTTGCTGGACTGCCATCCCTTAGGGTCTAACAGCAAGGAACCGCTGTCAGCCAAGGAGCTCCCGGAACCTCCCAGTCCTGGTCCCCCGCGGGAGTGCAACAGTGATGGAGAGTCTAAAACCTCTTCAGCTTCATCTCCCTACAGTGAATTTGAGGAGGCAGGCAGCTAG